AGCAGGTGtctgataaaatgaaatgaacaacCCTTTTAGAGGTTTCCTATCAACAAGCATTGAAAGCTGTCTCAAAGCTCTTCAATCCATAGACTCTGAATTCAATATGCTTTGAACTAACCATGAGCATTTCCTTCTAAAAAAAGTATGTGAAACACTTATTAAAGAAAGCAGTAAAACTACTGAATATATCGCTAGTGATTTCTCTTATAAAAGTAACGTTTCTACACAACGCTTTCACTGACATGTAAAAGCCCTATTTGATGATGATAGGGCTTTGATTTGAATCAGCTCTATTTTAAAGGTCAAATACTCTATAAAAAACTGAATAATTACAATTTTCAGGTTGTAAGTAATGTTTTAGGTACACTTAATCTCCAAAAAAACCTGTAGGCAAGCAAAAGAAGTACTGATCCTATTTACTAGGTTAATAAAGGGTATTTATCACTTTGTTACTTCACAGattcttaaaatgttatataaatttcaaaggtattttaaaaattgaataataattAAGCCCAAAGCTGCCACAATTTATAGGATCACTGGTGTTTTTCTATCTTAATGTAAGATGACTAGATGTTATTGTCTTGCTGAATCTAATTATCCTGTCAGTTCTTACGGCTATACAAAATATACAAGTGAATGTTGACGTACAGGAGAAAATGAATGTGAGGGTGTGTGAAAGTGTgtgtatttataaagaaaaacacgAAGACCAGAAGAAAAAACAGACTAAGCCATTACAGGTCTCTGGGGATATTCCAAGTGGAGGTATTTCCTGTCTATGCCTAGAAGTACTGTTAAGAACATAAATGAGAGTTTAAAGCCTAAGAACTCCCTAAAGGATGAAGGTAGTAAAACAACAGACTATCTATTAGTAATGGTATCTCAATACTAAAATTGTGCAGGAGTATAATGAAATCTAATACCACATCATTACAGCTTTTGAATTTTACAAATATAGTTATACTGACAATGCCTATTACTATTTGTCTGATACAAGGACAAAATTACGTATCTTGTGTTACTGTcaacatattttgtatttattaaatattcaaagCAGTTACGCCTTTCTTAGAATACAGGAAACACGCAATATATTAGTCAACAAAACAcaacattttagaataaaatcaatttaataattttttaataagtaaaaaaatcTTGTAGCATGCAAAAACTTACCAGTTCCCCAAGTTTTCATTACCCTGTCTCAtatttagtatatgtgctgcatCTGGCAACAATGATCATCAGAAGCCTAGGACAGTATAATATTACTACCATAAATCATAAGTAATAGGATGATTTTAGCAAAACTCTCATTTTGGTTTTCTAGAACCTACCTCCAGGCTACTTAAGTACTTAATTTCTTTCAACTCTTAATTCTATGTAAATCTACATTACTAGATAAGATAATGGTACTCAGAAATGTATTACATCCATTAAGCTACCTGATTGGCTGCAAAAGCTGGAGCAGTTTCTTTAGAAGTCTTCCAAACAAACTGCCTTTGATATTCAGAATTTCTCAAGGCATTATATGAAGGAACAACAGTCAATCCAGCTTTCTTACGCAGAAGTCTATCCAACtgttcaaaaaacaaaatccactcaaagacattaaaaatttctattcaaactttttaaaaattgtggtaaaaaatgCATAACATGAAATCTATCCtcttaacaaaatgttaaatCTACAGTGCAAAATTGTTAACTACATGCGCATTGTGGTACAGCAAACTTTCTTCAACTTATAAATAGTATCTTTTTTCAAGTGTCAAACTATTTAAAATTCCTTTCTATCAAAGGACTATTAGGCATCCCAGGAAAAATATAATACTCTCAGTCCTTTCCTACTAATCATTCATAATTAAATCTATTACCAAAAAGTCCCAGCACTTTGCCTCACCTGCACACTGCTTCTATGAACACCCCTTCTCCTGCCTGCCAGACTCACACATCACCTTCCTTGTTCCCTTTCACCCCCAGCTTTTTCAACAAGCTACAGATTCTTCTCCAACACTCTGAAATGCCTCTTCAGGGTCCCAGTCAGTGGTGGACATGAACCAGAGAAGAgcagtggaacagaatggagaaagaaatgtgGAAAGCATTGAGATCCCCACACAAGTTCCTGCAGCCTCTGCTTATGTGCTCACAGGGACCTGCTGCAGGCCAGCTGTGACATAAGAGAGCAGAAATGCAAGATCTCTGAGAGACAGCCAGAGCTCTCCTTCCTTTTGCATTTCATCAATTGAATTTCTGTTTGTCTTCTTGTACACGATAAGAAACTGAAAAGGGGCTAGGTAGAAGTCAGCTCAGCACCCTGCCAGAAGTAAGGGCCTACTTCCCTTCTCTGTCTCAACTTGATCTCTCCCTTAGGACTCAGGTGCTAATATATGATGAATAAAATCCAGACGCAGGAGGTCCATCCAATAAACAGATTATCATAGTACAACTACTACAAAATAGCGAGTAGTCAGAATAGAACTAATTCACAATAACTAAAGTCAACAGCCTGTTATCAACTATTCTTATAGACATTAGACAAGAAAACAACAATGGAAAATTCTGAAACACAAAATGTAATATTACAGAAATGACAATGAAACCAATGAAGAATTCTATGCTTTTGAAAAGAAATGCAGTGAATATGCCTACCCCATTATCTACATTTTCTGAAAGAACCTTGGTAGAATGTTCCAGTTCCACATTTTCATTAACTGGTGTATGGTTTGTTACACCCTCATTATTTTCCACATCTGAAGCCCCTTCAGCTCTGGAGTCTGCAGAGTGAGATCTGGTTCTTTTGGGAACCCTGGAAGCTTCTAGTGAGTGAACTCTTTCTTGAGTAACATCCTTTTGTTCTGCTTCTTGTGATTTTGGTGTTTCCGGGGCTTCTGGTTCTGGTGATGCAACCACATTGCTCTCTGAGATAGCTCCATTCCACTCCAGAGATTTTGAAATCTGTGGGTCATGGTAAGGGACtcttctttttgaaataaaacttgGCTCTTTCGTGATGCCTACAAAACACGGTATACAAAAATAGTAGCTACTAAAGCAAAAAGTTACAAAGACAACTTTTAAGAACACTTGTGGaggagaaatgaaattttaaatttagttcagatatatgtacctatatatacacacaatatccTTCAGATTATAGGATTTTAAAAGTACAGCTtttcaacataaaatatttaattttgcttttaaaagcattaaaaatttgaccataacaaaaaattaaaaatcagggGGTCACAAAATGTTCCAGTTATCCTAACAAAAGTCACTAGAATTGCAACGTGATAGACCTGGCAGGCCAGGCAGTACATGCTGCCTCGTTTCTAATTACTTTCCTGTGCTACTTAACAGAACAATGGGCCCTGGTACTGTCAAAATTTGGAACTTTTCACAAAGCTTCTCTTATGTGGAGCAGACCAAGATGAGAAGGGATGAGATGTCACTGTGCTGGATCTTGGTTCTACATCTGCCTTGATTTCCtgagaattaaaaaagaataagcccTTTTAACAACAGCTAAGATACAATTTCTCTATATTTCTGTATGGAAAGCAAATGTCCAAAAACTTAACCTTCTATGAAGGTAAGAGCAGCTCTGCAGAATGACAGCCACTGAGAGACTGCCCTAGTTTAGGGCCATTCTTTAAGACAGTTGCAGGGTGCAGAAGGAAGATTAAGACCAGAATGGAAAGGGAAGGTGGAAAGAAAATTGGGCATGAGGTAAAACCCAGGGCTCCTTAGCCTCTGTTGTAGATGTCTTGGCCATGTCACCCCGGGTCCTTATCCTTTTAAAAGGCTTCCCTAGACCACAGGTCTTCTCACTGGGTGGATATCTGTCTGGAGGCACACAAAGATGTTTTAGGAGGGTAAACAGAAGTGGGCAGCTTAAGGGAATCATTTTCCAGATCCTCAACTCCACATGTGCTCTCTTGCCTGATGCTGATATATCTGCCTGAGAGCTGCATCTGCCATCTGCAGTTCCATTTCCCACCGCCCCTTTCATAATCTCCTTTTTCCCACTTTAGAGAAGAAAGACACACCTCTTAACCAGCCTGAAACTTACTCCAGTGCGTCCGCCCAAGGTAGAACAAAACCTCAGGGGTAGGGAGCCAAACAAAGGGACAATTCAAGAAAGCATATCCCTGAGGGAGAATATTTGACAGCAAAACAAAGCAGGCAGAGATTAGAAATAACAAAGCAACAGCATCTTATTTCATATAGCTCCATGGATTTTCCATCTACCTTCTCAGTATTAAAATTCAGATATGAGAGGGATGTCATGTgaaatgtacatatgcatataacACATTTACCTTAATTAAAGATAAACAGACTTTCTCacagaaaataattctaatttgGCCGGTTAGTTTGCCAATGAATACTGACTTTGCCAATTGTATgataaacattttccaaaaattgAATGGGCTAAATTGGCAACTCCAGagtttttacaaaatatatgtaaaatatataagcaCTATGCAATATACCAGAAATTCTATCATTCAAAACTattcataaaaatttattataaaaaatagcaATTTAGAAATGTGTGACGAAGCAcaatgtttttctaaatttttctaggaagtataaaagcaaaaaagctTGAAGATCACCAATTAGACTCCTCTCTGCTTTAACACAGAGGCAGGTTTTTGGTAGAAGCACAAAATGAAAGAAGATTCTCAAGTGGTCTGCCGCTGTCTCCCAGCACCAGCAAATCCCCAGGGTAAAAATACACTACTCTAAAAGAAGGGACAGCCATCCTCGGTAACACTGCTGTTGTTTTTTGCTAACCTCCCACCTCCCATTCTGAGCATTCTGGAATTCTTGCTCAGTCCCTCCCCATGACCTAAAATTCCCCACTAACGTTCCTCCCCTAGTCCATTCCTTCCTTCATTATATACCATGCTCTAAGGTGGCTTTGCTCTCATGGTCTCATTTCATCACCTTCCCCTCAAATGCAGCTGATCTAAGCTGAAATGTTATTGGACAACTACCCAGT
This sequence is a window from Homo sapiens chromosome 12, GRCh38.p14 Primary Assembly. Protein-coding genes within it:
- the MDM1 gene encoding nuclear protein MDM1 isoform 2 (isoform 2 is encoded by transcript variant 2) gives rise to the protein MPVRFKGLSEYQRNFLWKKSYLSESCNSSVGRKYPWAGLRSDQLGITKEPSFISKRRVPYHDPQISKSLEWNGAISESNVVASPEPEAPETPKSQEAEQKDVTQERVHSLEASRVPKRTRSHSADSRAEGASDVENNEGVTNHTPVNENVELEHSTKVLSENVDNGVGIFTAFLFKSIEFFIGFIVISVILHFVFQNFPLLFSCLMSIRIVDNRLLTLVIVN